The following proteins are co-located in the Streptomyces bottropensis ATCC 25435 genome:
- the dhaK gene encoding dihydroxyacetone kinase subunit DhaK, whose product MKMLINVAESVVADALRGMAAAHPELTVDVENRVVVRRDAPVAGKVGLVSGGGSGHEPLHGGFVGPGMLSAACPGEVFTSPVPDQMVRAAAAVDSGAGVLFIVKNYTGDVLNFDMAAELAEEEGIRIAKVLVDDDVAVTDSLYTAGRRGTGATLFVEKIAGAAAEEGQPLERVEALARQVNENSRSFGVALSACSTPAKGSPTFDLPAGELELGVGIHGEPGRERRAMMTSREIADFAVNAILDDMSPRNPVLLLVNGMGATPLLELYGFNAEVQRVLTERGVPVARTLVGNYVTSLDMAGASVTVCQVDEELLRLYDAPVRTPGLRWGV is encoded by the coding sequence ATGAAGATGCTGATCAACGTCGCGGAGAGCGTCGTCGCGGACGCGTTGCGGGGTATGGCGGCCGCGCATCCGGAGTTGACCGTGGACGTGGAGAACCGGGTGGTGGTGCGGCGGGACGCGCCGGTGGCCGGCAAGGTGGGACTGGTCTCCGGGGGCGGCTCGGGACACGAACCGTTGCACGGTGGATTCGTGGGGCCCGGCATGCTGTCGGCGGCCTGTCCCGGTGAGGTGTTCACCTCGCCCGTGCCCGACCAGATGGTGCGGGCCGCGGCGGCCGTGGACAGCGGGGCCGGGGTGCTGTTCATCGTGAAGAACTACACCGGTGACGTGCTCAACTTCGACATGGCGGCCGAACTCGCCGAGGAGGAGGGCATCCGGATCGCCAAGGTGCTCGTCGACGACGACGTGGCCGTCACCGACAGCCTCTACACCGCCGGCCGGCGCGGCACGGGCGCGACCCTGTTCGTGGAGAAGATCGCGGGAGCCGCTGCCGAGGAGGGACAGCCGCTGGAGCGGGTCGAGGCGCTGGCCCGGCAGGTCAACGAGAACTCCCGCAGTTTCGGCGTGGCCCTCAGCGCCTGCTCCACTCCGGCCAAGGGCAGTCCCACCTTCGATCTCCCCGCCGGAGAGCTGGAGTTGGGCGTGGGCATCCACGGTGAGCCGGGACGCGAGCGGCGCGCGATGATGACCTCGCGGGAGATCGCCGACTTCGCGGTGAACGCCATCCTCGACGACATGAGCCCGCGCAACCCGGTCCTGCTCCTCGTCAACGGCATGGGCGCCACTCCCCTGCTGGAGCTGTACGGCTTCAACGCGGAGGTGCAGCGCGTGCTCACCGAACGCGGGGTGCCGGTGGCCCGCACCCTCGTCGGCAACTACGTCACCTCGCTCGACATGGCCGGCGCGTCGGTGACGGTGTGCCAGGTCGACGAGGAGTTGTTGCGGCTGTACGACGCGCCGGTACGGACGCCGGGACTGCGCTGGGGTGTGTGA
- a CDS encoding GNAT family N-acetyltransferase: MTITYEWRGHFDNTALDALHAEGFDHPVAATDWRGRLERHSLGWVCAWEDGTLIGFVNVVWDGGVHAFVLDTVVAEHHRGAGVGAALIATAAHEARAARCQWLHVDFEEHLRPFYIDACGFKETAAGLLAL, translated from the coding sequence GTGACGATCACGTACGAGTGGCGGGGCCACTTCGACAACACGGCACTCGACGCGCTGCACGCGGAAGGCTTCGACCACCCGGTCGCCGCGACCGACTGGCGGGGACGACTCGAACGGCACAGCCTCGGCTGGGTCTGCGCGTGGGAGGACGGGACGTTGATCGGCTTCGTCAACGTCGTCTGGGACGGTGGCGTCCACGCCTTCGTCCTGGACACGGTGGTCGCGGAACACCACCGCGGCGCGGGCGTCGGTGCCGCGCTGATCGCGACGGCCGCCCACGAAGCCCGTGCCGCGCGGTGCCAGTGGCTGCACGTCGACTTCGAGGAGCACCTGCGGCCGTTCTACATCGACGCCTGCGGCTTCAAGGAGACGGCGGCAGGTCTGCTCGCACTGTGA
- a CDS encoding class I SAM-dependent methyltransferase, producing MSTSTTSPAPGATSSAVIEDIGYGRQFGDWYHRLFPDDESVVDEVERLVSLHPDPALGTVEFGVGTGRIALPLSRRVGPVTGVDSSPEMLDVLRRDLADDTPVEPVHGDICVYTADHTVGLVYCICATLSMLLSPEKQQLAVRRAAELLVPGGRLVIETHNKPAILALHEGSARATYFSPYPEPGTGLQSHSVLLPEGSLWHLSHVWYEADGTTRVGTEISRLTAPEEMDTYARAAGLVPEGRFGDWPADAAPYSPESPLAICTYVKP from the coding sequence ATGAGCACCAGCACGACATCCCCTGCGCCTGGCGCCACGTCGAGCGCCGTCATCGAAGACATCGGCTATGGCCGGCAGTTCGGCGACTGGTACCACCGGCTGTTCCCCGACGACGAGTCCGTCGTCGACGAGGTGGAGCGCCTGGTCTCGCTGCATCCCGATCCGGCCCTGGGCACCGTCGAGTTCGGTGTCGGAACGGGGCGGATAGCGCTCCCGCTGTCGCGCCGAGTCGGGCCGGTCACCGGCGTGGACTCCTCCCCCGAGATGCTCGACGTGCTGCGTCGCGACCTGGCCGACGACACCCCCGTCGAGCCCGTGCACGGCGACATCTGCGTCTACACCGCGGACCACACCGTGGGGCTCGTGTACTGCATCTGCGCGACCCTGTCGATGTTGCTCAGCCCCGAGAAGCAGCAGCTGGCGGTGCGCCGCGCGGCCGAACTGCTGGTCCCCGGCGGCAGGCTGGTGATCGAGACCCACAACAAGCCGGCCATCCTCGCCCTGCACGAGGGCAGCGCCCGCGCCACGTACTTCTCGCCCTACCCGGAGCCGGGCACCGGTCTGCAGAGCCACTCCGTCCTCCTGCCGGAGGGGTCGCTGTGGCATCTCTCGCACGTCTGGTACGAGGCCGACGGCACCACCCGCGTCGGCACGGAGATCTCCCGGCTGACCGCCCCGGAGGAGATGGACACCTACGCCCGCGCCGCGGGGCTCGTCCCCGAGGGCCGCTTCGGCGACTGGCCCGCCGACGCGGCCCCGTACTCCCCGGAATCCCCGCTGGCGATCTGCACCTACGTCAAGCCCTGA